A genome region from Anabaena sphaerica FACHB-251 includes the following:
- a CDS encoding energy-coupling factor ABC transporter ATP-binding protein, with amino-acid sequence MTSLTSNPQTSISRPHTAVVEVKNLVYAYLHQQPVLREISFALNAGDRVALMGATGSGKSTLLENLIGLKHPQSGTITINGIPVEPNTLPQIRRHIGFTFQDANDQLFMPTILEDVTFGPRNYGVSPAVAIDKARQLLADFGLEEYAHRSAHELSGGQRRLAALASILALDPAILILDEPTTGLDPAWRRHLAQVLLKLPVQVMLIASHDLNWLGKVTQRALVLSAGQIQIDSHIQPLLQDGKTLDQLGLPVDW; translated from the coding sequence TTGACATCCTTAACTTCTAATCCCCAAACTTCCATCTCCAGACCTCATACTGCTGTAGTTGAGGTGAAAAACCTGGTGTATGCCTATTTACACCAGCAGCCAGTATTAAGAGAAATTTCCTTTGCCTTAAATGCAGGCGATCGCGTCGCTTTGATGGGTGCAACTGGTTCAGGAAAAAGCACCCTCCTAGAAAACCTCATCGGCTTAAAACACCCCCAAAGTGGCACAATTACCATTAATGGCATTCCTGTAGAACCAAATACCTTACCTCAAATACGCAGGCACATCGGCTTTACCTTCCAAGATGCCAACGACCAATTATTTATGCCCACCATCTTGGAAGATGTCACCTTTGGACCACGGAACTATGGTGTCTCACCAGCAGTAGCAATTGATAAAGCACGACAATTATTAGCTGATTTCGGTCTAGAAGAATACGCCCACCGTTCTGCCCATGAACTTTCTGGCGGGCAAAGACGTTTAGCAGCCCTAGCATCCATATTAGCCCTAGACCCAGCAATTCTCATTTTAGATGAACCAACCACCGGACTTGATCCCGCATGGCGACGACATTTAGCCCAAGTATTATTAAAGTTGCCCGTACAAGTAATGTTAATTGCCTCCCATGACCTAAATTGGTTAGGTAAAGTAACTCAACGTGCTTTAGTCCTCTCTGCTGGTCAAATTCAAATAGACAGCCATATTCAACCACTTTTACAAGATGGCAAAACCTTAGACCAGTTAGGGTTGCCCGTAGACTGGTAA